From one Mycobacterium colombiense CECT 3035 genomic stretch:
- the glnA gene encoding type I glutamate--ammonia ligase: MDRQKEFVLRTLEERDIRFVRLWFTDVLGFLKSVAIAPAELEGAFEEGIGFDGSSIEGFSRVSESDTVANPDPSTFQVLPWASPNGHHHSARMFCDITMPDGSPSWADPRHVLRRQLQKANDLGFSCYVHPEIEFFLLKPGPDDGTPPVPVDNAGYFDQAVHDSASNFRRHAIEALEFMGISVEFSHHEGAPGQQEIDLRFADALSMADNVMTFRYVIKEVAIENGARATFMPKPFGQHPGSAMHTHMSLFEGDVNAFHSPDDPLQLSDVGKSFIAGILEHASEISAVTNQWVNSYKRLVGGGEAPTAASWGAANRSALVRVPMYTPHKTSSRRVEVRSPDSACNPYLAFAVLLAAGLRGVEKGYVLGPQAEDNVWDLTAEERIAMGYRELPTSLDSALRAMEASELVAETLGEHVFDFFLRNKRTEWANYRSHVTPYELSTYLSL, from the coding sequence ATGGATCGACAGAAGGAATTCGTCCTCCGCACCCTCGAAGAACGTGACATCCGCTTCGTTCGGCTGTGGTTTACCGATGTGCTCGGTTTCCTCAAGTCGGTCGCCATCGCCCCGGCCGAGCTCGAGGGCGCCTTCGAGGAGGGCATCGGCTTCGACGGCTCCTCGATCGAGGGCTTCTCGCGGGTCTCGGAATCCGACACCGTGGCCAACCCCGACCCGTCCACCTTCCAGGTGCTGCCGTGGGCCTCACCCAACGGCCACCACCACTCGGCGCGGATGTTCTGCGACATAACCATGCCGGACGGGTCGCCGTCGTGGGCGGACCCGCGGCACGTGCTGCGCCGCCAGCTGCAGAAGGCCAACGACCTGGGCTTCTCCTGCTACGTGCACCCCGAGATCGAGTTCTTCCTGCTCAAGCCGGGCCCCGACGACGGCACCCCGCCGGTTCCCGTCGACAACGCCGGCTACTTCGATCAGGCCGTCCACGACTCCGCCTCCAACTTCCGCCGCCACGCGATCGAAGCCCTGGAATTCATGGGCATCTCGGTCGAGTTCAGCCACCACGAGGGCGCGCCCGGCCAGCAGGAGATCGACCTGCGCTTCGCCGACGCGCTGTCGATGGCCGACAACGTGATGACGTTCCGCTATGTCATCAAGGAAGTCGCGATCGAGAACGGCGCCCGCGCCACCTTCATGCCCAAGCCGTTCGGGCAGCACCCCGGCTCCGCGATGCACACCCACATGAGCCTGTTCGAGGGCGACGTCAACGCGTTCCACAGCCCCGACGACCCGCTGCAGCTCTCCGACGTGGGCAAGTCCTTCATCGCCGGGATCCTCGAGCACGCCTCGGAGATCAGCGCCGTCACCAACCAGTGGGTCAACTCCTACAAGCGGCTGGTCGGCGGGGGCGAGGCGCCCACCGCCGCGTCGTGGGGCGCGGCCAATCGGTCCGCGCTGGTGCGGGTGCCCATGTACACGCCGCACAAGACGTCGTCGCGGCGCGTCGAGGTGCGCAGCCCCGACTCGGCGTGCAACCCGTACCTGGCCTTCGCCGTGCTGCTGGCCGCCGGGCTGCGCGGGGTGGAGAAGGGCTACGTGCTGGGGCCGCAGGCCGAGGACAACGTGTGGGACCTGACCGCCGAGGAACGCATCGCGATGGGCTACCGCGAGCTGCCGACGAGCCTGGACAGCGCCCTGCGCGCCATGGAGGCCTCCGAACTGGTCGCGGAAACGTTGGGGGAGCACGTCTTTGACTTCTTCCTGCGCAACAAGCGCACGGAGTGGGCCAACTACCGCAGCCACGTCACCCCGTACGAGCTGAGCACCTACCTGTCGCTCTAG